The following proteins are co-located in the Apium graveolens cultivar Ventura chromosome 5, ASM990537v1, whole genome shotgun sequence genome:
- the LOC141724351 gene encoding uncharacterized protein LOC141724351 — protein sequence MNCNSETEEETVAVNKKRARRVSFAENTSIHIFDRDEESDTPTEPRTNLPDVNPTELGLFNDELGFHRNSIDADDILRNDVEDDDDDDENDDDDARPSFFRPLESPSSGSGFGSATSNDEENFFGPVSASFIRPGRLSDSTPYDDNHEVTMDSTAFSMNFRSLAKSDSGGDLLTSTGVQLTFDEKTPTQNSIPINQGSTMVLTVAKRPNLQSSSPPPAKSRCNSDSNDMSLVGEISRRYNYGGLSPGLDELLAQTSKDLHASGDSSHIKSPRNIKSELPPTSSQGFAHSNVDGKEYTELVGNNEYDRNNPTDIVSVEQNISTIGHGTQSNVYTKHHELGGFELQAWNSPLIRSVNSLSPKQRQIGDNSVNLSGSPWHVTPPQKQANCFVGSNDRMHKASASSIQKSISKLELLHASPFSGTLSAKIGSSNLRPLHYLPRTPVGGVLTHVKDADGNRTETAIKEKGDWKQDNKIETPKDIKSVVSSKALKSALKTSRSPYNVSTVKPSADQQTKESCSVTLLPQSICPPELSEPHILSSEDPREVKLVTYGSDASMMGVTLECMEGKEAIDTPHKLISSVVKNLEGNLSTVPTYRGTQSEEECALRGDAVNASFLAATVDNNESLSRYGRAQSCVGIIHSNHSKGSPVAENLGDGNINLPDYQGNFGTIKKYSTPLEHRASHIIQSRTPNKESETERGQTNARNDMAEDGGEVAFCSSNVSFSQKSANDPSIRKNLGKLFAQSPSGNEGQNMIKSYSIYPISVLGKLSPSLNQLTTNIENSTRKRSNEGVTLQDENTKSQKSPKLCIGCHDPESLNGGVGEGSTTGHVFKHWVEIQSKTSEVTKNLLSLPADELSLQSIDVLEDVLVGLLRKQKYKMLCADMQSQKKHNPLNNRLDTRVAEAKLLLHKLVQEKAKLQLMRVKRDISLKRVQIVRSRVQECEMLRSNHLMLHPQKALHIQADMHSQCLHDRQLQSAHDDVTALRQVLEVLERRITKLTESLLMRCKIEGKPDSAEAVVLVNDYLTKKACCRSLRLDMQMWNIFHLENRNGHCNIVLKYLGFITQRLHVTFRPLSVLSMSYELNSTNIVKDLPGVDARTAFAYVFDAEPTRKYVSSRSLAEETQISCLILGNMLDVVEEVQLARLELRNLIQSTFCSESVEQLNLQLHFINLKSGKRAIFTFDLSCLKRGVYPSEIIPLKMEAPAHEKQKFCSEQLLAEVKAAFQSLRVGYLRILRACRCISQVFELSNC from the exons ATGAACTGTAACAGCGAAACCGAAGAAGAAACAGTCGCCGTAAACAAAAAGCGAGCACGGCGAGTCAGCTTCGCTGAGAACACATCGATTCACATTTTCGACCGTGACGAAGAGAGCGACACTCCTACTGAACCTAGAACCAATTTACCTGATGTTAATCCTACTGAATTAGGGCTTTTTAATGACGAGCTAGGGTTTCATCGTAATTCAATTGACGCCGACGATATTTTACGAAATGATGttgaggatgatgatgatgatgatgagaaTGACGATGACGATGCGCGTCCTTCGTTTTTTCGACCGTTGGAGTCTCCTTCGTCTGGGAGTGGTTTTGGTTCAGCTACTTCAAATGATG AAGAGAATTTTTTTGGTCCTGTGTCCGCGAGCTTTATTAGACCTGGACGGTTGTCAGACTCTACACCCTACGATGATAATCATGAAGTTACTATGGATTCGACAGCTTTCTCAATGAATTTTCGAAGCCTTGCCAAGTCAGACTCGGGAGGGGACTTATTGACTTCAACAGGGGTTCAGCTTACCTTTGATGAGAAAACACCAACCCAGAATTCTATTCCCATTAATCAAGGAAGTACTATGGTGCTGACTGTAGCTAAAAGGCCAAACCTGCAGTCTTCTTCTCCGCCTCCTGCAAAATCAAGATGTAACAGCGATTCAAATGATATGAGTCTTGTTGGAGAAATTTCTCGTCGATACAATTATGGGGGACTCTCCCCTGGGTTGGATGAGCTCTTGGCACAGACCAGCAAGGATTTGCATGCTTCTGGTGATAGTAGCCATATAAAATCACCAAGAAACATCAAAAGTGAGCTTCCTCCAACTAGCAGTCAAGGGTTTGCTCATAGTAATGTAGATGGTAAAGAATACACAGAACTGGTGGGAAATAATGAATATGATAGAAATAATCCCACTGATATAGTTTCCGTCGAGCAAAATATCTCCACCATTGGCCATGGCACCCAATCTAATGTGTATACCAAACATCATGAACTGGGTGGGTTTGAACTGCAGGCATGGAACTCTCCACTGATCCGTTCTGTAAACTCTTTGTCCCCTAAGCAAAGGCAGATAGGTGACAATAGTGTTAATCTTTCCGGATCTCCCTGGCACGTGACTCCTCCCCAAAAACAAGCTAATTGCTTCGTGGGTAGCAATGACAGAATGCATAAAGCGAGTGCATCTTCCATCCAGAAAAGCATTTCTAAACTAGAATTACTTCATGCTTCTCCTTTCTCTGGTACATTAAGTGCTAAAATTGGTAGTTCTAATCTGAGACCATTACATTACCTTCCCAGGACTCCAGTAGGGGGTGTGCTGACCCATGTCAAAGATGCGGATGGGAATCGTACTGAAACTGCCATTAAGGAGAAAGGAGATTGGAAGCAGGATAACAAGATTGAGACTCCAAAGGACATCAAAAGTGTAGTGTCTTCTAAAGCACTCAAGAGTGCATTAAAAACTAGCAGATCTCCGTATAATGTTTCCACTGTGAAGCCATCTGCAGATCAACAAACTAAAGAATCATGCTCAGTGACTTTGCTACCTCAATCTATCTGCCCGCCTGAACTAAGTGAGCCACATATCTTGTCATCAGAAGATCCCCGTGAAGTGAAGTTGGTTACTTATGGAAGTGATGCCTCGATGATGGGGGTTACTCTTGAGTGCATGGAAGGTAAGGAAGCAATTGATACACCACACAAGTTAATATCTTCTGTGGTGAAAAATTTAGAAGGGAATTTATCAACTGTGCCAACATATCGAGGAACTCAATCTGAGGAAGAGTGTGCCCTCAGAGGAGATGCTGTTAATGCAAGTTTTTTGGCTGCAACAGTAGATAATAATGAATCTTTGTCACGATATGGTAGAGCACAATCTTGCGTAGGCATTATCCATAGCAATCATTCGAAAGGCTCACCTGTAGCTGAAAACCTAGGTGATGGAAACATCAATCTACCTGATTATCAAGGTAACTTTGGAACCATTAAGAAGTATTCTACCCCTTTGGAACATCGAGCGTCCCACATCATCCAATCTAGAACACCTAATAAAGAATCTGAAACTGAAAGAGGACAAACGAATGCAAGAAATGATATGGCCGAGGATGGTGGAGAAGTTGCTTTTTGTAGCTCTAATGTTTCATTTTCACAAAAAAGTGCAAATGATCCGTCCATTAGGAAG AATCTGGGAAAATTGTTTGCTCAAAGTCCTTCTGGAAATGAAGGACAAAACATGATTAAAAGCTACAGTATCTATCCTATATCAGTATTAGGAAAACTATCTCCCAGTCTCAATCAACTTACGACTAATATTGAGAACTCTACACGTAAAAGAAGTAACGAAGGAGTAACACTTCAAGATGAGAACACAAAGTCTCAGAAGAGCCCGAAACTTTGTATAGGTTGTCATGATCCAGAATCTCTTAATGGTGGTGTTGGGGAAGGATCTACAACTGGTCATGTATTTAAGCATTGGGTTGAA ATTCAGTCGAAAACTTCAGAAGTTACAAAGAATTTGCTTTCTCTGCCAGCTGATGAGCTCAGTTTACAATCG ATTGATGTGCTGGAAGATGTTTTGGTTGGCCTTCTGAggaaacaaaaatataaaatgctTTGTGCTGACATGCAGTCTCAG AAAAAACACAACCCTTTGAATAATCGTCTGGACACAAG AGTAGCTGAAGCTAAATTACTTTTACATAAGCTCGTTCAAGAGAAAGCAAAATTGCAGCTGATGCGTGTAAAGCGGGATATATCACTG AAAAGAGTTCAAATAGTGAGGTCTCGAGTACAGGAGTGTGAAATGTTGAGGTCCAATCATTTAATGCTTCACCCTCAGAAAGCTTTACATATACAAGCTGATATGCATTCCCAATGTTTACATGACAGACAG CTTCAATCTGCCCACGACGACGTTACTGCCTTGAGGCAGGTTTTAGAAGTTTTAGAGAGAAGAATTACAAAGTTAACAGAATCATTACTCATGCGTTGTAAGATCGAAGGAAAACCAGATTCTGCCGAAGCTGTTGTATTGGTCAATGACTATTTGACAAAGAAAGCGTGTTGCCGGTCTCTACGCTTAGATATGCAG ATGTGGAACATTTTCCATTTGGAAAATAGGAATGGACATTGCAATATTGTTCTAAAGTACCTCGGTTTTATCACCCAGAG GTTACATGTTACATTTCGTCCACTTTCAGTCCTTTCTATGTCCTATGAGCTGAACAGTACAAACATCGTCAAG GATTTACCAGGTGTGGATGCTCGCACTGCATTTGCGTATGTCTTTGATGCTGAGCCCACAAGGAAGTATGTAAGTTCTAGAAGTTTGGCAGAGGAAACACAA ATAAGCTGCTTAATTCTAGGTAATATGTTAGATGTGGTAGAGGAGGTACAGTTAGCACGGTTAGAACTTCGTAATCTCATTCAGTCTACATTCTGCTCTGAGTCGG TTGAACAACTTAATTTGCAGCTTCATTTCATTAATCTTAAAAGCGGTAAAAGAGCAATTTTTACTTTCGACCTGTCCTGTTTAAAAAG AGGAGTCTATCCCTCAGAAATTATTCCCCTTAAAATGGAAGCTCCTGCTCATGAAAAACAAAAGTTCTGTTCGGAGCAACTTTTAGCTGAAGTTAAAGCTGCTTTTCAGAGTCTTAGAGTTGGATATCTAAGAATTCTACGAGCATGTAGGTGCATTTCCCAGGTCTTTGAATTGTCAAATTGTTAA